A genomic stretch from Elusimicrobiota bacterium includes:
- a CDS encoding GxxExxY protein translates to MEQKDQITEKIIGCCFNVHKVLGPGFNEKIYQNALKMQFEEQGIGFEIEKEYKVNYASKEVGKFRVDMVVEDKVIVEIKALAGNIAQIFEYQVISYLKSSGLKVGLLINFGNKSCQIKRIMY, encoded by the coding sequence ATGGAACAAAAAGATCAAATAACTGAAAAAATAATTGGTTGTTGTTTTAATGTCCATAAGGTTTTAGGCCCGGGATTTAATGAGAAAATATATCAGAATGCATTAAAAATGCAATTTGAAGAACAAGGAATAGGGTTTGAAATAGAGAAAGAATATAAGGTAAATTATGCAAGCAAAGAGGTGGGAAAATTTAGGGTTGATATGGTTGTGGAAGACAAGGTTATAGTAGAAATAAAAGCTTTAGCTGGAAATATTGCACAGATATTCGAGTATCAAGTGATATCATATTTAAAATCATCAGGACTTAAAGTTGGATTATTAATTAATTTTGGCAACAAGAGTTGTCAAATAAAGAGAATTATGTACTAA